From Saccharothrix espanaensis DSM 44229, the proteins below share one genomic window:
- a CDS encoding Gfo/Idh/MocA family protein, whose translation MSDLRWGVLGSTASISRQVAPAIHRAPGNAVTAVAGRPGRVEASTVFAEPFGARVHDGFDALLADEDVDVVYIALPNTEHVPWTLRALDAGKHVLCEKPMALSAADVDRIAAAAGDRTVMEAYMYRFHPQQRRVVELLAGGEIGDLRVVRAAFAHPMHPGGIQYDPALGGGATWDVGCYGFDVALWAFDRTPDSVRARWHAEGGAAVDTTGVAVLDFGAGRSALVDYSFDYGPRSRYELQGTRGSISVRNAWAYSDEECVITIATLDGTREEVLPAADPYQHQAEAFGAAVRTGTAPLVSLADSRRTARVGEALVESARTGVDVRLS comes from the coding sequence ATGTCCGACCTGCGCTGGGGTGTGCTCGGTTCGACGGCGTCCATCAGCCGGCAGGTCGCCCCCGCGATCCACCGCGCGCCCGGCAACGCCGTCACGGCGGTCGCGGGGCGGCCCGGTCGGGTCGAGGCGTCGACGGTGTTCGCCGAGCCGTTCGGCGCGCGTGTCCACGACGGTTTCGACGCGCTGCTGGCCGACGAGGACGTGGACGTCGTCTACATCGCCCTGCCCAACACCGAGCACGTCCCGTGGACGTTGCGCGCGCTCGACGCCGGCAAGCACGTGCTGTGCGAGAAGCCGATGGCACTGTCCGCCGCGGACGTCGACCGGATCGCCGCCGCCGCGGGCGACCGCACGGTGATGGAGGCGTACATGTACCGCTTCCACCCGCAGCAGCGCCGCGTGGTCGAACTCCTCGCCGGCGGCGAGATCGGCGACCTGCGCGTGGTGCGCGCCGCGTTCGCGCACCCTATGCACCCCGGCGGCATCCAGTACGACCCGGCGTTGGGCGGCGGCGCGACCTGGGACGTCGGCTGCTACGGCTTCGACGTGGCGCTGTGGGCGTTCGACCGGACCCCGGACAGCGTCCGGGCCCGCTGGCACGCCGAGGGCGGCGCGGCGGTCGACACCACCGGCGTGGCCGTGCTGGACTTCGGCGCGGGCCGGTCGGCGCTGGTCGACTACAGCTTCGACTACGGCCCGCGCTCCCGCTACGAACTCCAGGGCACCCGCGGGTCGATCTCGGTACGCAACGCGTGGGCGTACTCCGACGAGGAGTGCGTGATCACGATCGCGACCCTCGACGGCACCCGCGAGGAGGTCCTGCCCGCCGCCGACCCGTACCAGCACCAGGCCGAGGCGTTCGGCGCGGCGGTGCGCACCGGGACCGCGCCGCTGGTGTCCCTGGCCGACTCGCGGCGCACCGCCCGGGTGGGCGAGGCGCTGGTCGAGTCGGCCAGGACGGGTGTCGACGTGCGGCTCAGCTGA
- a CDS encoding ABC transporter permease codes for MLGLALRTLRFRIGGFAASFIALFLGAAIVMACGGLMESGIRNAVAPQRLANAPLLVSGDPSYLERPPVAESLAAAVDVPGVAKVVPDVSIPVALPGGDATGHLWSALELTPYRVDTGRGPERTGEVVLDAKSGAAVGREITLGIAGKNRDFVVVGLLSGPVDAPAAYFSDDEGRRLYAKPGKVDLFGVLLEPGASADTVRDELAGAIGGRGAVVLAGDERGLAEFPDARGGGEGVITLAAVFGGLAIMVAMFVVAGTLGLSVQQRHREMALLRAIGSTPGQLRRLVLGETAVVAVLATLLGWPLSGYLGRWLLTQLGGAGVAPTQLAFRQGWVPIAAGAAISMLSALVAAFVAGRGAAVTKPTEALMEASLQSRWFSVPRLVFALVCLGGGVALSVITALVMSGPVAASTAGPTAMLWASGIALLSPAAATVIIALLRWPVRALGGLAGYLAVLNAGARRVRVAGAITPVMLATGLATALIYLQTTQAGGGGGGFAENLRADAVLGSSSGSLPAEVVAEASALPGVEAASALVDTEGYFADHGDDDDEITVLGVTPGAVEQTLAVTVTAGSVADLRGDAVVLPGKWADELGAAVGDTVKMRLSDGQFVQVKLVAVHDGPYESALMPVDLVLKHAKGGQISWVLVKGGTDALTSLTDKYPNLRVQDPSEASAGGSGGGGEQTGAWVNYLLVGMILAYTVISLVNTLVIATGERRREFALQRLIGATHGQILRMVGVEAVVVSLGGILLGGIVSLVTLVPFALAMDGSWWPSGPIGIYLTIVGAVSGLTLLSTLLSTAYVLRTPPVEAAATLS; via the coding sequence ATGCTGGGCCTGGCACTGCGCACGCTCCGCTTCCGCATCGGCGGCTTCGCGGCGTCCTTCATCGCCCTGTTCCTCGGGGCCGCGATCGTGATGGCCTGCGGCGGGCTCATGGAGTCCGGCATCCGCAACGCCGTGGCGCCGCAACGCCTGGCCAACGCGCCGTTGCTGGTGTCCGGCGATCCGTCCTACCTGGAGCGCCCGCCGGTGGCCGAGTCGCTGGCGGCCGCGGTCGACGTGCCGGGCGTGGCCAAGGTCGTGCCGGACGTGTCGATCCCGGTCGCGCTGCCCGGCGGCGACGCGACCGGGCACCTGTGGTCGGCGCTGGAGCTCACGCCGTACCGGGTGGACACCGGCCGGGGTCCGGAGAGGACCGGCGAGGTCGTGCTGGACGCGAAGTCCGGCGCGGCGGTCGGCCGGGAGATCACCCTCGGCATCGCCGGCAAGAACCGGGACTTCGTGGTCGTCGGGCTGCTGTCCGGGCCGGTCGACGCGCCCGCCGCCTACTTCTCCGACGACGAGGGCCGCCGGCTCTACGCCAAGCCCGGCAAGGTCGACCTGTTCGGCGTGCTGCTCGAACCCGGCGCGTCGGCCGACACCGTGCGCGACGAGCTGGCCGGCGCGATCGGCGGTCGGGGCGCGGTGGTCCTGGCGGGCGACGAGCGCGGCCTGGCCGAGTTCCCGGACGCGCGGGGCGGCGGCGAGGGCGTGATCACGCTGGCCGCCGTGTTCGGCGGGCTGGCGATCATGGTCGCGATGTTCGTCGTGGCGGGCACGCTCGGGCTCTCGGTCCAGCAGCGGCACCGGGAGATGGCGCTGCTGCGGGCGATCGGTTCGACGCCGGGGCAGCTGCGCCGGCTGGTGCTGGGCGAGACGGCGGTCGTCGCGGTGCTCGCCACGCTGCTCGGGTGGCCGCTGAGCGGGTACCTCGGGCGGTGGCTGCTGACCCAGCTCGGCGGGGCCGGCGTCGCACCGACCCAGCTCGCGTTCCGGCAGGGCTGGGTGCCCATCGCCGCGGGCGCGGCCATCTCGATGCTCAGCGCGCTGGTCGCCGCGTTCGTCGCGGGCCGGGGCGCCGCGGTCACCAAACCCACCGAGGCACTGATGGAAGCGAGTCTGCAAAGCCGGTGGTTCTCCGTGCCCAGACTGGTGTTCGCGCTGGTCTGCCTGGGCGGCGGGGTCGCCCTGAGCGTGATCACCGCGCTGGTCATGTCCGGTCCGGTGGCGGCGTCCACGGCCGGTCCCACGGCGATGCTGTGGGCCTCGGGCATCGCGCTGCTCTCCCCCGCCGCGGCCACGGTGATCATCGCCCTGCTGCGCTGGCCGGTCCGCGCGCTGGGCGGGCTCGCCGGGTACCTGGCGGTGCTCAACGCGGGCGCGCGCCGGGTCCGGGTGGCGGGCGCGATCACGCCGGTCATGCTCGCCACCGGCCTGGCGACCGCGCTGATCTACCTCCAGACCACGCAGGCGGGCGGCGGTGGCGGCGGGTTCGCCGAGAACCTGCGGGCCGACGCGGTGCTCGGCAGCTCGTCGGGTTCGCTGCCCGCCGAGGTGGTCGCCGAGGCGTCCGCGCTGCCCGGCGTGGAGGCGGCGTCCGCGCTGGTGGACACCGAGGGGTACTTCGCCGACCACGGCGACGACGACGACGAGATCACCGTGCTGGGCGTGACGCCGGGTGCGGTGGAGCAGACGCTGGCCGTCACGGTCACCGCCGGGTCGGTCGCCGACCTGCGCGGCGACGCGGTGGTGCTGCCCGGGAAGTGGGCCGACGAGCTGGGCGCCGCCGTCGGCGACACCGTGAAGATGCGACTCAGCGACGGCCAGTTCGTGCAGGTCAAGCTGGTCGCGGTGCACGACGGGCCGTACGAGTCCGCGCTGATGCCGGTCGACCTGGTGCTCAAGCACGCCAAGGGCGGCCAGATCAGCTGGGTGCTGGTCAAGGGCGGCACGGACGCGCTGACCTCGTTGACCGACAAGTACCCGAACCTGCGCGTGCAGGACCCGTCCGAGGCGTCCGCCGGCGGCAGCGGGGGCGGCGGCGAGCAGACCGGCGCGTGGGTGAACTACCTGCTGGTCGGGATGATCCTGGCGTACACGGTGATCTCGCTGGTCAACACGCTGGTGATCGCGACCGGCGAGCGGCGGCGGGAGTTCGCGCTGCAACGGCTGATCGGGGCCACCCACGGGCAGATCCTGCGGATGGTCGGCGTCGAGGCGGTGGTGGTGTCGCTGGGCGGCATCCTGCTCGGCGGGATCGTGTCGCTGGTGACGCTGGTCCCGTTCGCGCTGGCCATGGACGGCTCGTGGTGGCCGAGCGGGCCGATCGGGATCTACCTGACCATCGTCGGCGCGGTCAGCGGGCTGACCCTGCTGTCCACCCTGCTGTCCACGGCCTACGTGCTGCGCACCCCGCCCGTGGAAGCCGCGGCGACGCTCAGCTGA
- a CDS encoding ABC transporter ATP-binding protein yields the protein MSPNQDSDDVVRLHSVRKVYGNERNGVVALDGVTLGIARGTFTAVMGPSGSGKSTALHCAAGLDRPTSGTVVLDGQDITGLSERELTELRRERIGFVFQSFNLLPALTVVENIQLPLRLAGRRAKRTEVDDVIARVGLSDRKGHRPGELSGGQQQRVAIARALITRPAVIFGDEPTGSLDTRTALEVLALLRQAVREVGQSVVIVTHDPVAAAHADRVVFLADGQIAGELTSPTAHAVSERMTQLGAWADVPAADLTGGLR from the coding sequence ATGTCTCCGAATCAAGACTCGGACGACGTGGTGCGCTTGCATTCGGTCCGCAAGGTTTACGGCAATGAGCGCAACGGCGTGGTCGCGCTTGACGGAGTCACCCTCGGTATCGCACGCGGTACCTTCACCGCCGTGATGGGTCCCTCGGGTTCCGGCAAGAGCACCGCCCTGCACTGCGCCGCGGGCCTGGACCGCCCGACGTCGGGCACCGTCGTCCTCGACGGCCAGGACATCACCGGCCTGAGCGAGCGCGAGCTCACCGAGCTGCGCCGCGAGCGGATCGGCTTCGTCTTCCAGTCCTTCAACCTGCTCCCCGCGCTCACCGTCGTGGAGAACATCCAGCTCCCGCTGCGCCTGGCGGGCCGGCGGGCCAAGCGGACCGAAGTGGACGACGTCATCGCCCGGGTGGGACTGTCCGACCGGAAGGGTCACCGGCCGGGCGAGCTGTCCGGCGGCCAGCAGCAGCGGGTGGCCATCGCCCGCGCGCTGATCACCCGCCCCGCCGTCATCTTCGGCGACGAGCCGACCGGCTCGCTGGACACCCGGACCGCGCTGGAGGTCCTCGCGCTGCTGCGGCAGGCGGTGCGCGAGGTCGGCCAGTCCGTTGTCATCGTGACGCACGACCCGGTGGCCGCCGCCCACGCCGACCGGGTGGTGTTCCTCGCCGACGGCCAGATCGCCGGCGAGCTCACCTCGCCGACCGCGCACGCGGTGAGCGAGCGGATGACCCAGCTGGGCGCCTGGGCCGACGTGCCCGCGGCCGACCTGACAGGTGGGCTGCGCTGA